The candidate division KSB1 bacterium genomic sequence GCAGAGGCATCACTTGATTGGAATCAATCGGCAAGAATGAGTGAAAACAGTCACGCATGGACGGCGTCATCGGCCGTGCCGTTAAATTGATCGCCAAACTCATATCTTTCCCATGGCTTCCACAATAAAATCCAAACACCGTGTAGCCGAGTACGGCGAAGTACTCACCCCCGAGCACATCGTCGATGCCATGCTGGACCTTGTCAAGCAGGAAACCGAGCGGATCGACTCGCGTTTCCTCGAACCCGCCTGCGGCACGGGCAACTTTTTGATTGAAATCCTGCGGCGCAAACTCCGGGTGGTGGAAAAGCGTTACCGCAAAAGTCAACTCGACTATGAGCGGTACGCCGTTTCGGCCGTCTCATCCCTCTACGGCATTGACATTCTGTCCGATAATGTCGCGGAATGCCGGGATCGCCTCTTCCATACTTTTGATGCAGCCTACACGGCCCTTTTCGGCGAGAAAACCAAGGTCACCTGCCGCGAAACGGTGCGCTTTATTCTTCAAT encodes the following:
- a CDS encoding N-6 DNA methylase, whose amino-acid sequence is MASTIKSKHRVAEYGEVLTPEHIVDAMLDLVKQETERIDSRFLEPACGTGNFLIEILRRKLRVVEKRYRKSQLDYERYAVSAVSSLYGIDILSDNVAECRDRLFHTFDAAYTALFGEKTKVTCRETVRFILQCNIIHGDALTLKTVGENPQPIIFSEWSLVNGSLLKRRDFAFHELVHHASMRELPLFSDQGEEVFIPEPIKEYPPVHFLELSRRMDMNQRNEAEENADERE